One genomic segment of Scophthalmus maximus strain ysfricsl-2021 chromosome 3, ASM2237912v1, whole genome shotgun sequence includes these proteins:
- the igfbp6b gene encoding insulin-like growth factor-binding protein 6b, giving the protein MPILSNLTTIVLLLIAHCGSWSVANRLGPFKVCPSCRDPLGAGRPPRDHNVAGSTSVLAQGEPCGVYTLSCAKGLRCVPPPREHSPLQALLQGRGICAKHSRTGPTERPPPTGPHPSHGGDIEKAPCRKLLNSVLRGLELTIFQSDRDIYIPNCDTRGFYRKKQCRSSKGMQRGHCWCVDELGTPVPSRASEDGTLPCDGE; this is encoded by the exons ATGCCTATCCTTTCTAACTTAACAACCATTGTTTTGTTGCTGATTGCTCACTGCGGATCATGGAGCGTGGCGAACCGCTTGGGGCCCTTCAAGGTCTGCCCCTCCTGCAGGGATCCACTGGGGGCAGGTCGGCCCCCCAGGGACCATAATGTTGCCGGCAGCACGTCGGTGTTGGCCCAGGGGGAGCCCTGTGGCGTGTACACTCTGAGCTGTGCCAAGGGGCTCCGCTGTGTTCCCCCGCCACGGGAGCACAGCCCCCTCCAGGCTCTGTTGCAGGGACGGGGCATTTGCGCCAAGCACAGCAGGACTGGTCCCACTGAGAGGCCCCCCCCCACAG GTCCACATCCCTCACACGGTGGTGACATTGAAAAA GCACCGTGCCGCAAGCTGCTCAATAGTGTCCTGAGGGGTCTCGAGCTGACAATCTTCCAGTCTGACCGCGACATCTATATACCCAACTGTGACACTCGTGGCTTCTACAGGAAAAAGCAG TGCCGCTCCTCCAAGGGCATGCAGCGTGGCCATTGCTGGTGCGTGGACGAGCTCGGTACGCCCGTGCCCTCACGTGCCAGCGAAGATGGCACTTTACCATGCGATGGGGAGTGA
- the pip4k2ca gene encoding phosphatidylinositol 5-phosphate 4-kinase type-2 gamma: protein MAALGNSAAVSSPMVLLAPKTKTKKKHFVQQKVKVFRASDPVLSVFMWGVNHSINDLNQVPVPVMLLPDDFKANTKIKVNNHLFNKENLPGHFKFKEYCPQVFRNLRERFGIEDLDYQVSLTRSPPLRSVEDQGEGLLLNSYDRTLVVKQISSEDVADMHSILSEYHQHIVKCHGSTLLPQFLGMYRVSVDSEETYLIVMRNMFSHRLVVHRKYDLKGSLVAREASDKERGKELPTFKDMDFRNNMQKVYVTDEQKEKFMEKLNRDVEFLVKLKIMDYSLLLGIHDVGRAERDEDEGEEVSNEEEAEAENGLALGPAVGSYGTSPEGIAGYMSCCKPLGPGEFDPYVDVYAIRSCSGAPQREVYFMGLIDVLTQYDTKKKAAHAAKTVKHGAGAEISTVHPEQYAKRFRDFISNIFA from the exons ATGGCTGCCCTCGGGAACTCGGCGGCCGTCTCCAGTCCCATGGTGCTGCTGGCGCCGAAGACCAAAACCAAGAAGAAACACTTCGTGCAGCAGAAGGTGAAGGTGTTCCGGGCGAGCGACCCGGTCCTGAGCGTCTTCATGTGGGGCGTCAACCACTCG ATCAATGATCTCAACCAGGTGCCTGTTCCCGTCATGCTTCTACCGGATGACTTCAAGGCCAACACCAAGATCAAAGTCAACAACCACCTCTTCAACAA AGAAAACCTTCCAGGACACTTCAAGTTCAAAGAATATTGTCCTCAGGTCTTCAGAAATTTGAGGGAACGATTCGGTATCGAGGATCTGGACTATCAG GTGTCGTTGACTCGCAGCCCCCCTCTGAGGAGCGTTGAGGACCAGGGAGAGGGTCTGCTCCTCAACTCCTACGACCGAACGCTGGTGGTCAAACAAATTTCCAGCGAGGATGTTGCAGACATGCACAGCATCCTGTCCGAGTATCACCAG CACATCGTGAAGTGTCACGGCAGCACCTTGCTGCCACAGTTCCTGGGTATGTACCGGGTGAGCGTGGACAGCGAGGAGACCTACCTGATCGTCATGAGGAACATGTTCAGCCACAGACTGGTGGTGCACAGGAAGTACGAcctgaag GGCTCTCTGGTGGCTCGTGAAGCAAGTGACAAAGAACGG GGCAAAGAGCTTCCTACCTTCAAAGACATGGACTTCAGGAACAACATGCAGAAAGTTTACGTCACCGATGAGCAGAAGGAGAAGTTCATGGAGAAGCTGAACAGAGATGTGGAG tttcTGGTGAAGCTGAAGATCATGGACTACAGCCTGCTGCTCGGTATCCACGACGTGGGCCGAGCCGAACGGGACGAGGATGAGGGCGAGGAGGTTTCCAACGAGGAGGAAGCAGAAGCGGAGAACGGCCTAGCTCTGGGCCCAGCGGTGGGGTCCTACGGCACGTCTCCGGAGGGAATCGCCGGTTACATGTCCTGCTGCAAACCCCTGGGGCCCGGAGAGTTCGACCCCTACGTGGACGTGTACGCGATCAGGAGCTGCTCGG GAGCGCCTCAGAGGGAGGTTTATTTCATGGGCCTGATTGATGTCCTCACTCAGTACGACACCAAGAAGAAAGCCGCTCATGCGGCAAAAACTGTCAAACACGGG gCTGGCGCTGAAATCTCCACAGTCCACCCCGAGCAGTACGCCAAGCGATTCCGCGACTTCATTTCAAACATCTTTGCGTAA